DNA from Chitinophaga pendula:
AGGGGATTTGTATACTGTAAAAGCGGGGTTTTTATATTGTTTTTCGGGAGTGGGGGCGTATAAAAAAAGCGGCAGGAAGGTCCTGCCGCGTGAGCCATGGAAGTAAAAAAAGGCGCGTTAGCGCTTGAACTGCGTTTTTGTGATGTTGAGGTACAGGTCGCCGTAGCTCTGTGCCGGTTCGAGTTGGGCATCGTTGTTCCAGTCGTTGAAGGCACTGATGAGAATGAGGCGGGTGGACTTGCTGGCGTTCATCTTAGCCACATTACACAACTTCTTATACAGTGTTCCATTGTCCTTCCGATCTACGGTAGGGTTCTGGTTGGACGGGTTCTGTATACGCCAGTCGTATGCCGGGAATATGTTGGGTACGTAGTCAACGCCCATTTGTTCGGCGAAATATTTCGTGGAGTATTTCCAGTTCTGGTCCATGATCTGTGGGAGCAGGTAGAAGCGATCGTAGCCATCGGGCAGGAAGGGCTGGTGGAAGATAGCATCTACGCAATGCTGGAAGCGGAAGGGGTATCTGCCTGGCGGGGACCATCTGTCCTGCATACCTACGATGTAGAGCTCCACTCCTTTTGTGGACAGGCGGCTACGGAGGGTGTTATATATAGCCGGGTTGTTGGCGGAGAAGAGGTTATGGGCATTCATGATGTAGAGCAGTTTTTTGTTGTTGACGGTCATGTATTTGGCATCTGTCATCCAGGCGGC
Protein-coding regions in this window:
- a CDS encoding glycoside hydrolase family 99-like domain-containing protein, with translation MKRNFQNIIYITLLCIATIACKKENGPDAKDNFLNYEIPEVPVTDNYVVGAFYQDVPAFNANVTQVPILGKYNMLNGIVPPDIMTKHLQYAATGGLDYFLFSFRSAARDVSGFRRDSAIVSAYLSAATPTSVRFALAYNFSNDVFGISPNALLENDPVKLEQFFNDVEKVAAWMTDAKYMTVNNKKLLYIMNAHNLFSANNPAIYNTLRSRLSTKGVELYIVGMQDRWSPPGRYPFRFQHCVDAIFHQPFLPDGYDRFYLLPQIMDQNWKYSTKYFAEQMGVDYVPNIFPAYDWRIQNPSNQNPTVDRKDNGTLYKKLCNVAKMNASKSTRLILISAFNDWNNDAQLEPAQSYGDLYLNITKTQFKR